The genomic window AGTTTATTTTCTGACTGTAATCATCAGGCGATTCAAATAAACGATTATATGTCACAGACCCCAGCAAAAGGCATCATTGGCATATAGTACATACAGTGATGCAGGGAGAAACCGTTGTCAATTACCCTGACAATCCAACTCAGCTGATTGGCCCATCGGATGGTTACTGACCGAAACCAATTTCCCTTACTTCAAGAACTGTTCAGGTGATGTAGGTCAAGGCTGGTGCTTGGCTCCTGCTTACTTTGCAATGATGTAGGTCGACAATTCCGTGGCAATGTCACACAAGAATTCTCCAATCCATGGCGCCCGCACCTGCTCGGGAGACAGACTATCATATGAGGTGACGCTCTGAAATATGTAGACCAATATATGCTACATATTACAATAGAAATTCCTGGTATAATATGAGAGGGGCAACTCTCAAAATCATCAACAGTTTACACATTCTGAGCAGAACTATTTGACCTCTGAGAAGATGGAAACTCACcctgatgacctggcctctgcAGGGGTAGACGGTGGGGTCAGGCACCAGGTCCCTGGAGCCCAAACCTGCACAGTTGATGACCAGGTCGGCCTCGGCTGCCGCCTCCTGCAGGGAGGACACACGGCGCACCTCCAAACGGCCTCCCAACgacttgacttcctccagcagCACCGGCAGGAACTTGGAGACCTCCCCCGTCATGGAAGCTAACTTGAAGCCAGACCTGCCTGGCACAAGATTCATGTCACAGCTAAATCATTCTTTCAACAGTTTGTATAAGTAACTTCAATTAAGCTTTAATGAATAAGGCTCAGCCTCAGTTAACTCTGAAACTTATCTATACGGACACATGAAACTGAAATGTTTATGTTTCCTAGGAACTTTGCAGCCGAAAGTAACCTAAAAGAAGTTGATTTTGAAAAGCAGTTtatattaaaaaaacaaaaaaaaacagtaacCTAGTCAACAATACTAACCTAGCACATAAGCCTAACCCAACCAACAATGCTAACTTAAAACATTTGACTAACCCTGTAAATTTAAACTTAGAAAAGTAACGCAAACCATTATGTGATGCTAAATGAAAGCCACGGACACAGCAAACAACGCTAACCTAAAATACGTCGCTAACTCAGCTTGAATACTAACAAAATAAGACACTAACCCAGCAGACCTTGTCAGCAGTCCTTGTTAACCTATTATGACTAACCCGGCAGACTCTGTTATCTCATTATACGACTCTAACCAAACAAACAATGCTAACCAAACGCATGACACTAACCCGGCAGACAATGCTAACCTAACACGTCCTAACCCAGTAGACAATGCTAACCATACACTGAACTAACCCAGCAAACAATGCCCCTCTAACACAGCACTAACCTAACTGACAATGCTAGCCCTACACAACACTAACCCAGCAGACAAAAAAGTTAACCTATATACCCACCAGATAATGCTAACCTAAGACTAACCAGGCAGACAACACTAACCTACCCGGAAATGTTAACCTAACACAATATCAACAAAGCTAACAATGCTAACTCTACACAACACTAACCCAGCAAACAATGACTAACCCAGCATATTCACAAGGAAGAGATAACTTTCGCTGCTGGACATCACACCCAGACATTTTAACAATAATAAATCCCGGCTAGGCGCCCAATCCAGCCATACTCACCCGTACTGGGCGGGCCGTCCAGCCATACTCACCTGTACTTAACACCGTCAAGGGCGGCTCGTCCAGTCATACTCACCTGTACTCAACACCGTCAAGGACGGCTCGTTCAGTCATACTCACCTGTACTCAACACCGTCAAGGACGACTCGTCCAGTCATACTCACCTGTACTCAGCACCGTCAAGGGCGGCTCGTCTGGTCATAATCACCTGTACTCAACACCGTCAAGGACGGCTCGTTCAGTCATACTCACCTGTACTCAACACCGTCAAGGACGGCTCGTTCAGTCATACTCACCTGTACTCAACACCGTCAAGGGCGGCTCGTCCGGTCATACTCACCGGTACTCAGCACCGTCAAGGGCGGCTCGTCCGGTCATACTCACAGGTACGCAGCACCGTAATGTGCGGCCCATCTATCCTCACTCAGCAGTACTGAGTGACCCACACCTCACTCACCGGTACTTGGGGTTAATCTGCATGCACTGCTCCTGGGTAAGATCTTTGCAATAGAAGGCCAGGTGGTGCCAGGGTTCTATGCGACAATCCTCCTCGCCAACAATCGCTCCTTGTAGGAGGTTGACGCCCATCTTCCGGGCGAGCCCACTGCGCCACCACTCGCTGAAGAGCTTCCAGGTCCCCAGTGACCACTGCCTGTACGCTCAGACAAGtgtacacacaccatcactcGTTATGATCTACAAAATTCCTATACCTCTTGTCTTCCTATACCATAAGTTGACACCATCGTCTCTAACTCTACTTATAAAATAATAACATTGGCTCTAACTTGCTAAATATGAGTCTCGTCTCTATGACTTATCAAATATGAAAGTATTATTTCTATGACTTGTCAAATAAGACCGTACTGTCTCTATAACTTAAATGTTTCGTTTCTACGACTTATGAAATAAGACAATATTGTCTTTATAACTTAATGAATGAGAGTCTTGTTTCTAATTATGACTTATCAAGTATGACTGGTCACGTCATGAAGGTGAAGCACACAAACTCATATGTAACGTGTGGATCCAGGGAAAATTTATGCAAGACCATTTCACGACGTGTTTCGTGAGCATGATAACATTTGTGTAACTGGCCAATTCAGGTAGGTTGAATCAACCTGCTCCAGTACCGACGGAATCACGTCTATTGGCTGACTTGGAAGGGAACGAACACTTCCTGGACCCCAAATCTCTCTCAATGATAAAACTTTTATAACTCCACCGccaaactggatttttttttaaacggaTATAAAAATCAAGTACTACCTACGAAAATAAAGAGTATATGGTTAGGCTAGTAATGAACACAAGCCAGGTCCAGGTCCCTCCATACTTTTAAATCATTGTGGTACACTGTATGCTCAGATGAGTGACCCCCTATGGTGGatgaacacacagacagacattcgTCTCTTCCCGGAAGAGTATCAGGTcagccatatatacacacacagacaatcagCCTCACAAACAGATGAGTGGATACTGTGTTATTCCTGTGGAAGGATACCGACGGGAAACAAATGTGTTTCTCACCCAACCTTGTCGTAAGGTGTCTCTCCAGTCAGGTATGGCTCCCACAAACCAGCAGCCCCGTCACCTGTAGCCAGAGATCAGACTTAAACTCAAGACTAAGCTTTCGCAAAACACAACAGAACTTTAAATACCCGAAGTCTTATTCTGTAGTTAGCACGAGACATTTCTATATCCGTCGTATTACACAAAAAGAGACCAAAGTGAACCCACGATGCAAATCTGTGAGACCTTTGACCCAGGAGCTGACCTGTGGTTGCGGGCGAGAAGTCCTGAGCCAGGATGGTCAGGTGGCACTGTGGTTGCCGTTTCAAAAGGGCCAGGGCAGTgccaacaccactaacaccacctcccaccaccaccactcgcacCATGTCTTTCACCTTCTCCAGCTGATGAACCAACAACAGATGTcaggtttccagtcccccaccaACAACTCACTCCTCAGGGATCACCTGTATAGATATTTTAATTCTTATCATTACTTTGTAAGATCATCGCCATAGCaacaattatcattgttatcataagCAGTCTCATGGGCATAgttcaatataattatcattggTATCATATGCTGTCTCATGGTCATAGTTCAAtataatcatcattgttatcatataaGCACTCTCATGGTCATAgttcaatataattatcattcaCTGATATACCATAGATAACATCTCTCCTCTGCTAAGCAATGGATATCTCCATGCACTATTATCTGTCATTTGTACTTCCCCAGGTCTTGCTATGGCTGCCGATCTTAATGAAGTGGTAAATTGAGGCACTCAGAGCGTTACAATGGATCAGTGTGATGTCTGCTCCTCTGTCTTCCCTCATGTTTGTGGTAGGTATCATGGTCTGTGCATGAATCGACTGACTTACTTTTGGCTCTAACTTCAGTTTAGCTTTGAAAATGACCCAAATTACATTCGGTGCACTTAGGTATTTCTGGTTTCTTTGTTTTCGCGGCAATGCCAAGGCGCTTGACATTCTTTTGGAAGCAGAGGTCTGAAAATTTTACATTGACACAGCAAGTTATCAATTAGATATCCCCTCGTCCTCCATCTCAACAGCGAACCTCTCCAGACAAGATAACGTGTGGCAAGTTGTGAATAATTCATTAACTCTGTGATGACATGCAATATCTAGGAGGAGCAAAGATCGAGTTGATCATATCTAATAACAATATCAAAGAcagctttctttttatttcaagaCCAAATGCGAGATGCACTAATCATTTTTAGGGATGTGATAAGAAGTGTTTATGTAAAATGTGGTATGTACGACTTCAGGCTGGCAGCGGGTACAACTTAGGACATTTCTGTAAGAATATGTCTGATGCCACTGCAAGATATGGGTGACAGGAAGATGATTGCTGATGACATATTCCTATAGAGTATAGACCTTGAAAAATCACCGTACATGTCAACTTTCAAAACCAAACCAAATTATTTCAGtagttttctgtttcataatgaGTTCAAAACAGTAATTATCATTCTGTTAACCTCATCAACTCTGCCTGTTTCACCTGTTGTACTTACTAGTTTGTTAGAAGTCGCTTCCACCCCGAACTATGTGCCTCTCGGTTTTATTTCAGCTATTATCTCCATCCGTAAGATAAAACCCTTGTGCAGACGTCGAAGTATCCTTAGCTCCTGCTGTTGTCTCAGGAGGGGAACGGTGACCTGAGGTGTTTCTAGCTAATTTCTAATGACTTTCGGTGATGCACACCAAACTTCACTTCAGCCGTGACACAATTAGACTGGCGAGAGTGTCAGACCCGGGCACTACCATACCGTGCCAACGTACCTCTTACGTGCAGCCTGATACCGCTTGGTTCCCTGTGAAGCCGTGTCAGAAATACTAATGTCGTGGGACACTCCCTCTACAACCACTACGTTGCCATCTTCCACCATACAAAAGGCGAGGAGAACTTACTTTGAAATGACTGTTGCTTTTATCCTACGTATGGTAGAGTATGCTTGGATCTTTATTTTCTCTCGGCGAATGATCCCTCTTTCAAAGTAGAGATAGTCGAGTACGTTGTCATGTCTAGAAGTTTATCATAAAATactaaactgaaatacaagagtgACATAATGATGTCTCAGCAATAAGATCAACCTTAGCTGGCGGCCGCAGTGACAGCGTGTTTAATTGGCAGATCCCATACTTAAAAGATCCCTGAAATTGACCCTCCGAGTGTTCAAATTGTGAGCCTACCCACCACaacgactcaaaaaaaaaaaaaaaaaaatttctacggGTCAGAAGGGAGATCGCCTGACCAGCGACAGTCACCACACTCAGCTAGTGCAGACACAAGAATTGTTCCATACCGACTACTCTGATATGTCATAACCAATTCATAAACAACTAATTTACTACAATTTAcaacagaagaggaagagaatgggAAATTGCTCTCTCAGGACACGAAATATGTAAGTATGACCAGGTTGTTAAGTTTTCATTTTGCTGGAAAACCAACAACAGGAATTACTTTATTTATTACCTATTGGCTTACAATAAGAAAAACTTGAGTAATAATACTGTTCTTATTAAGGGAACTCAAAATATGCAGTATTGAACACTTGGAGGAGGAGAGTAGATATATCATTGAAACGTTCAACAAGCACCACACTGAAGGACTGACAATCAAACTCAAGAAGGCCAGTAGTACGATAGCAAACACCCCAAACCATTAGCGATGCAGGATGCTTAACAGTCTTAACCGTTTACTGAAGGAGGCTTGGGTCTAAGTGTCGCAGCTGATGTCATGGTAAAAGTAGCTTCATCCATCCACAAAACACACCGATATTAAATCCcaaacaattttctttttacaaaaccAAACCTTGTTCCCCTTCTGCTGCACTGTTACGAGTGGCTTTTGTGGGCATGGTAGCTCTTGAATCCTAGGTTGTCATGGAGGATGTGCTACACACACCTCAGTGAGACATGGCCTAGGGGATGTGGTTTTAACATTCATTTCTTTTGCTGTGAGTGCAAGCTGGCCTAAACCTGGTATGAAATCATCTTAAGGGAACATGGAGATAGCAGTCTTTTCCAACCAGATTTGGGGAGAGGAGCTGGTAATGTGCCCTCCCTTTGTTCCTTATATGTTTCACCAGTCTCTGTACATTACACATGTTTGTTTGGACTGCAATAGCTTTTTACTAATGATTTTCTTTGAATAAGGATGTCACTGctgctgagtattccttggaagTAACTCTCAAAGGCATCTCTGCTGGCCACAGTAGCAAGATCAGCTACTGCCAATAGCATAAAGGTGGCTAATTGCTGCACAAAAGAAAATTAACTCCTCCCCTCATCACTGCCAGAAGTACATTGATGGTCTTCTACTCATATGCTGAGTAACCAAGTGTCTCCACATTCATGCCATATATGCAACTGAACATCTCGCATCCCAGGAAGGaacatgaaatggtttggtggaaAGTACAGTTGTCAGCTCCTTTGCACCTCTACTTTTCATGCAGACTGTACTGAATgccacagaatggatgtgagtgaatgtgtcctTTGGtcttctgttcctggagctacctcactgacacaggaaacagcaatcaaatatgaagAAATATACATGAATTTGAAATGACCAATAGTAAGTGTACATTATTGTACTTGAAAATCCTTTACTTATCATTATAACATCTCTTAACATATGATTCCTAATCACTGTATTAAAATTTCAAGCATATATATCAAGATTTTGAATTTAGATTTACTAAACAGTTTGGTTCATGTACCTTTGACAACTCCCttaaaggtatgtatattatcTATTCCAACACTAATAAAATCAAAGTTTATTAAGGCGCTAACTTGCtagtctatatctctgatgcctcttcctCTGGGAAGTCCCTTAAGgtagtggccatggcaaaggaatctccatgactggtgaactcatgtttagtacctcacccttaacaggccactgacagagggcaactcttgcacagtgttttcagaggttcctacctaaagGTCATAccaactacttctgcctaatgggcctacctaatgttcctgtatAATGTCCCAACCTACAACTTCTACTGAAtgctcctacctgatgttcttAACTATTAcctctacctaatactcctgcctcatgctccaacctactacttctatctgctgC from Panulirus ornatus isolate Po-2019 chromosome 58, ASM3632096v1, whole genome shotgun sequence includes these protein-coding regions:
- the Daao2 gene encoding D-aspartate oxidase translates to MVRVVVVGGGVSGVGTALALLKRQPQCHLTILAQDFSPATTGDGAAGLWEPYLTGETPYDKVGQWSLGTWKLFSEWWRSGLARKMGVNLLQGAIVGEEDCRIEPWHHLAFYCKDLTQEQCMQINPKYRSGFKLASMTGEVSKFLPVLLEEVKSLGGRLEVRRVSSLQEAAAEADLVINCAGLGSRDLVPDPTVYPCRGQVIRVRAPWIGEFLCDIATELSTYIIANTDTVVLGGTHQNHDWRLDVDPNDSQTIWDNCTTLMPSLKRAEVVQEWVGLRPCRKEGVRLEADEILLDSRTVPVVHNYGHGGCGVTLFWGCGQEAAAIASDLIYKYHGPPSRL